The genomic interval GAAGTCTTTGGTTTTAAAAATGAGCTGATTCACGTGCTTCTCAATCTTATTGGCAATTCCAAGGATATTTTGGCGAGTAAGACCGATAATATTCACAAGATTATTCACATCATCGCCAAGCAAAATGAAGAACGTATTTTTATCAATGTCATCGATAATGGCGGTGGAATAAAAAGTGATATAATACCCAAAGTTTTCGACCCCTATTTTACGACCAAACACAAGAGTGTAGGCACAGGAATTGGGCTTTATATGTCCAAACAGATGGTGGAAAAACACATGCACGGAAAGATTACATGTAAAAATATTCGCCACAAATTAAGCACAAAAGTTTTGTGGGCATGCACAATGTTTACGATAGAAATACCAAAAAATTATATCAACACAAACGAGGGTGATGACGATGAACAAGCGCAATTTTGAGTTACTCGGTAGCTTTACGATTCTTTACATCGAAGATGAAGCGGATTTGCTGAAACACACCACATCTGTTTTAGAAGATTTTGTGAAAAAGATCTACCCCGTGCAAACGATCGAGGAAGCTTTGGAGATCATTAAAACCGAAAAAATCGACGTCATTGTCGCGGACATTCACCTTAAATACAGCAATGGCTTGGACTTTTTGCGCACCCTCAAACATGACCTAGAGATCGAACTTCCCTCCATCGTTACGACTGCGTTTACCGACACCGAGTATCTGCTGGATGCGATAAAACTTCATGTGGATAACTACCTCATTAAGCCTGTCAACATCAAGGAGCTCCTTAATTCATTGCACGATGTATTGCTTCCAAAAATTCAAGCCAAAGAGATCGTGCGCTCGTATAACATCATCAAAACCATCTCCGCGGTGACCGATAGCAAGCAAGTCGAGATCATCCGTTTTATCATCAAAAATTTGGACAATGACAATATGCTCAATTACTCTTACAGCGAGATTATGGAGCAAGTGGATGTGAGTAAACCCACCGTCATCAAGCTCTTTAAACAGCTTGGAGATCAAGGGATTTTGACAAAAATTCAAAATAAAAAATACCTGTTTGACGAGACCCAATTGCCGCTTCCGGAGAACGCATGAATGCTTTAAAAACGCTTCCAAAAGTTGACAAATGCCTTACACATACGCTTTTTGAAGGCTGTAATGCAACCTTAGTGATGAAAATCGCCAGAATAAAAATCGAGGAAATCCGTCAAGGACTTATCACCAAAGAGATCGAAAGCTTCGATGAAGAGGCGTTAATGCAGGAAATCAAAAAAGCCTATGACGCGCTTTTTGAGCCTTCACTCAAACCTCTTATCAATGCCACAGGCGTTATTTTGCACACCAATATGGGCAGAAGTTTGATCTCGAAAACCTTGTTGGATCGCGCCAGTGACGTCATCTGCAACTACTCCAATTTGGAGTATAACCTAGAACTTGGCAGTCGAGGCGAGCGCTATGAGCATGTCAGCACGCATCTGAGAGAGCTTTTAAATGTGGAAGATGTACTGGTTGTCAACAACAACGCTTCCGCTGTCTTTTTGATCTTAAACACCTTTGCCAAAAACCAAGAAGTCGTGGTCTCAAGGGGCGAATTGGTCGAGATTGGTGGCAGTTTTCGCATTCCTGAAGTGATGAAACAAAGTGGCGCCATTCTGAATGAAGTCGGAGCGACCAATAAAACCAAAATCACTGACTACGAAAGCGCCATCAACGAAAACATCGCGATGCTGATGAAGGTGCATCAGTCCAACTTTAGCATCGAAGGGTTTAGCGAAGCCGTAGCGTATGAAGATCTCAAGCAACTCGCCACCCAAAACAACCTTTTGGACTACTACGACCTTGGAAGCGGCTACGTTCCTAAACTGCCGTACAACCTCGGCAACCGCGAACATTCCCTTTCAGAAATTCTTACATGTAACCCTTCACTGATCAGTTTCAGTGGCGACAAACTCTTTGGAAGCGTGCAAGCAGGCATTATCGCAGGGCGGGCTGATTTGATCGCAAAACTGAAAAAGAACCAACTTCTTCGAATGCTACGTGTGGATAAAATCACCCTGAGTCTGCTTGAAGAGAGCATTAAAGCGTATCTCGCAGAAGAGTACGAGCAAATTCCTACGCTTTGGCTGCTGTTTCGAAGTGTCGAAGAACTCACGCAACGAGCATTACATGTAAAAGAGTCTGTCGGCAAAAATTCGTGCGAAATTGTAGAGAGCGAAACCTATATGGGTGGCGGTACTTTGCCCAACCGTCGCTTCCCCACGATTGCTTTACATGTAAAAGGAAAAGCAACCCTTTTGGAGCGAAAATTCCGCGAAAACCATGTGATCGGGCGCATTGAAAATGACCACTTTTTACTCGATTTTCGCACAATCCTTCCCAGTACCGAAGAAAAACTGAGTGAAATTATTAAACGCATTGTAGGGAATTAAATGGAGTATAGTATCGTTGGAACCGCAGGACATGTCGATCACGGTAAAACGGCTCTCATCACCGCTCTTACGGGTTTTGAGGGAGACAGTTTAGAAGAGGAAAAACGCCGAGGCATCACCATCAACCTCAGTTTTTCCAGTATGCAAAACGAGGCAAAGAACGTCGCGTTTATCGATGTTCCAGGGCATGAAAAGCTTTTAAAAAATATGATCTCAGGTGCCTTTGGTTTCGATGCCAGCTTGGTCGTTGTCGATGCGAATGAGGGCATTATGCCTCAAACCAAAGAGCATTTGGAGATCTTAAATCTTTTACATGTAAAGAATATTATCGTAGCACTCACCAAAAAAGACCTCGCAACACCTGAGATTATCGAGCAGCGAACCTACGAAATCACCGAGCATCTCAAAACACTTCACAACCTCCATTTGGTCGAGATTATCCCTGTCAGTATTTATGAACTTTCCACGATTCAAACGCTCAAGAACGCCCTGTTTGACCTACCCGTAACGCCTAAAAAAAGCAATGGGCTTTTTCGCTACTACGTTGACCGTTCTTTCTCCATCGCAGGTGCGGGAACCGTTGTGACAGGAACCGTACTGGATGGAACGATCAAAGTCGGTGAAAAACTTTTTGCGCCAGAGCTTGAAAAAGAGTTTGTTATCCGCAACCTTCAAGTCCACGACCACGATGTGGAAGCAGCCTATTCCTCTCAGCGAACCGCGATCAACCTTCAAAACGCCCAAAAAACGGCATTTGAAAAAGGGGCACTGCTGTGCAAAAAAGGGTTTATCCGTGGTTTTGACTGCGCGGATGTCTGGATAGAGAGCATCGGTGGACACACTCTAAAACACAACGCCAAAGTCATTTTATACGTCGGCACCAAGCAAGTCGAAGCGCGCATTTTGTTTTACGAAACCGAAGAGAGTATTGAGCGAGGTTTTGCCAAACTACAGTTCAATCACAAGCTCTTTTTAGTCCACGATGAGCCGTTCATTATCACAGCAAGCGGTCGCACCATCGGCGGTGGACGCGTACTCAATCCCATCAATGACCCAATGAAAAAAAGGGTGAAATTAGAGCTTCTTAAAGCACTGGACGCCAAGGATTTTAAAAGTGCTTTTACCCTTTTAGTGGAGATGCACAAACACGGCTTTGGGCTGATCTCGTCCAACCAACGCTTTGGGCTAAACCATGAAGAAGCGATAACGATCGCCAATGAAATGAGTGACGTTTTTGTCGATGAAAAAGGCTTAGTCCTCTACCCCATTTCGATGAAAAATGAGCTAGAACGCATCATTCAAGCCATTTACGCCAAAAATGCTTATGCCCTCCTCTCCGCCAATTCGCTCTCCCTCAAACTCAAATGGGCAAGCGTTGCCTTGGTCGAGAGCGTGCTTCAAAAACTCTGCGATGAAGGCATGTTGGATTTGGTGAATGGCATCTACAAAAACGCGCAAATCGACATCGACAATATCGAGGCCCTCATCGAAGATAGACTCTATGACATCTTACTTAAAGCCGAATTTACCCCAGAAGCTCCGTACAACATCTACGATGAACTCGACATCGACCGTAAAATGGGTGATGATGCCCTCAAAAGCCTCACGCGGGCTAAAAAGGTCGTTCGATTAGAGCACAACCTCTTTGTCACAACTCTTGCGCTCAGTGCCATGATGGCGCATCTACGAGAGATTATGCGCAAAGAAAATGGCGTTGACATCAAAGCCTTTAAAGAACACTTCGACATCAGTCGCAAATACTTGGTCGCGTATCTTGACTATCTTGATAATTTTGATGATGTAAAAAAAGAAGGGAATAGAAGGGTACTTGGATAAACTTTCAAAATAAAGTGAAGCTTTACATGTAAAACTTCACTTCTCTTTCTTCAAACGATTTTTTACCTCTTTTTCACTTGAACACATTGCTCGCATTTTTCTCTCTCCCATTTATGCTTCATCCCTTTGATATAGACAATTAAGATAAAGAAAAGTGCCGATGTTACGCCAAGCACTAACAAAAGCAAGGTCTCCGATGGGTCTGTCTCAAGTAAAATCAGCTTTCTTACCAAGACAACAAACGAGATCTCAAGAAAGGTCACGGCATAGTCAAACCCATCTTGAATAAACAGTGTTTTGACAATCGCCAAAACAATCAAGACAAACAAGCCATCGGTTAAAATGATTTTAATCGAATCAAAATCAAGCGCACCTTGTGAAATCGTAAAGGCGATCATCTTATAACCAAGGCTGATAAAACACTGCCCCAAGTAGACAATCATCATGCAGATAAAGATATAACGCGCGATATTGAGTAGTTTTAGTAGCGAATTTTCAACTTTAACTTCTAAAAATTGATTGAATGCAAAAACTTTATCTGAGAGATTTTCTCTGCATTGTTCATCATTTTTTTCTTCCATAAACATCTCCTAACCATTTTACCCTGTAAAAGGCGGCGCCATTATAGTACAATTTATGAAAGAAAGAACCATTTTTAGGCTCAAAAATGACTTTTTTGTTTCATTTTCAAAAAACACTTGACATTATTACTAATTAGTAATATAATTTCCACAGAGGTACAAAAATATGAAACTACGATCAGACGTTAAAAGTTATGGTGAGCGCACCGATAAGAGTATGCAGACATGGATACAAATTGTAAGAGCCTTTACCAAAATCCGTAACAAAGAGTTGAAGTATATCAACGAATGCGGCTTAACGATGAACCAGTTTGAAGTTTTGGAAGTCCTTTACCATCGTGGCGATTTGCAAATAGGTTCTATCACAAAGCTGATTATGAGCACTCCTGGCAATGTCACTGTGGTTGTCAAAAATCTCCTCAGAGATGGCTTCGTGCAAACACTTCCATCGCCTGAAGATAGCCGTGTGCGTATCGTAAGCATTACCGAAAGCGGACGTGCGCTGATCGGTGGGATGTTTGGGAAACACGCCGCCAATCTCAAGAGTTATTTTGACGTGTTAAGCGAAGAAGAGTTGGTCACCTTGTATGACCTGTTACGAAAACTGCAAAAAGCGCAATAATTTTTTGCTCAAATACTACTAATTAGTAAAAAAGGAAACCTTATGAAAATCAAAACACTACTCGCAACATCCTTGTTGGCAGGAACTGCCCTCTTTGCTGGAAACTACAACGTTGATCCTATGCACTCAAGTGCGGATTTTAGCGTCAAACACGCGATGATCTCAACTGTAAAAGGGAATTTTTCAACATTTAACGGAAGTTTTGTATACGATGAAGCGACCAAAACGCTTAAGTCTTTAAATGGAACCATTCAAGCAACTTCCATCGATACAGGTATTAAAGACAGAGACGAGCATTTACGCTCAGCTGATCTTTTTGATGTTGCAAAGTACCCAACCATCACGTTTGCATTGGATGAAATCAAAGGTGACAAAGCCTATGGAAAACTCACAATGAAAGGTATTACAAAACCTGTTGTTTTAGTTTTTGAGAACGGTGGAGCCGCGACAGATCTTTATGGCAACAAACGTGTTGGACTGGGACTAACAGGCAAGATCAACCGCTCAGACTTTGGCATCACATGGAACAAAGCCCTTGAAACAGGTGGTGTGATCGTGGGTGAAGAGGTTAAAATCGACGTAGCCCTTGAGGGAATTTTACAAAAATAATAGACTTTTTTCATAGCCCTTGAAAAGAGTAAGAGCTTGTCAAGAGTGCGTTAATTTTCAAAACTCAAAATTGAGTCATAGCCGTAGCTATGGCGATGTTTTTAGTTTTTAAAAGTGATGTGCTATGGACAAACTCTTTTTTCAATGGGTTGTGAAAGAAGTCTCATGCTTTACATGTAAAGGAATCAATCATGTCATTTATCATTCATAGAGCCAACCAAAGAGGCGCTGCAGAGCATGGTTGGCTTCATAGCCATTTTAGTTTTTCATTTGCCGAGTATTACAATCCTTCCCGCATGGGTTTTGGCGCACTGCGTGTCATTAATGATGACATCGTGGAGGCAGGAGAGGGTTTTGGAATGCACCCGCACCGCGATATGGAGATCATCTCCATCGTCACTAAAGGGGTTTTGATTCACAAAGACTCGTTTGGCAATCACGGCGAAGTTCATGCCGGTGAAATTCAGTATATGAGTGCAGGCGAAGGGGTTTTACACTCCGAATTTGCCTCAAAAGATGAGTCCGCCGCGCTGTTTCAAATCTGGATACACCCAAACCAAAAAGGTGGAAAACCACTCTACAACCAACGTGATTTTAGAGATGTCACCAAGAGCAATCAGTGGGTAACGCTCGTTTCACCTGATGGTGCAGACAACTCTATTGCAATTAAGCAAGACGCATTCATTGCGACCACTGAGCTCGATGAGGGTAAAACCATTTCCTTAGCGCCCTCTTCCCCAAATCGTGGTAAACTCGTACTGGTTGTCGAAGGCGAAATAAAAATCGATGGTGCCACGCTTGAAACACGCGATGAAGTGCAGATTACCGAAGAAAAAGCCTACGAGATCAAAGCGTTGAAACCCTCTTGGGTTTTGGTATTTGATGTGCCAATGCACTAAACGTATAAAGGAAATACCATGTCACCTGTTAAAATGTCACTTGAAGCCAATAAAGAGTACCACTTCTGTACTTGTGGTAAAAGTGCTACCTCTGTTTTATGCGATGGTAGCCATAGAGGTTCAGGTCTTGCACCTAAAACATTTTTTGTTCCTGAGAGCAAAGAGTATTACCTCTGCGCCTGTAAAAAGAGCGCCAATGCTCCTTTTTGTGATGGAAGTCACGCAAAATAACTAAAGGCCTTTACAGGAGTGAAAAGACTTTCACTCCTCTTTTTCGTGTATAATGACGAAAAACAATCAAAGGCTCTTTTTTTATGTCAAAACATCCTACCCTCCTTCAACAATTTCGTTCTTTTTATCTTCAAAACAAGCTGAGCGACCTTGAAATCGCCATCGAATACTTCAGTGTTTTTGGCGGCACCAGTTGGAATGTCGATACTACCAAACCTCTTTTTGATCTGATCGCACATAAGATTTTAAAAAACTACACCTACATTCATGCCGACATCACCAAACTTACCTACAGCAATAAACTTTCGCATGCACTACTCACTGCCTGTGCTACGGGCGATCGTCGTGTCTACTCTTCGTACAAAAAAGCACGTTTGAGTCGAGAAGAAGGCAATGAAGCCTTGCATGCACTGTTGCGCAGTGAGATCGTTGAGCTTGAGTATTCATTGGAGCGCCCTGTTCGTGAAGAGGATGATAACTCCGATAAACTGAACTTCATTAGTCCGTTTATGCGCTTTTGGTTTGCCTTTGTCTCCCCTTTTTACAAAACCATCAAAGAGAATGATTTTAGCGAAGTCGAAAAAGCGTTTACCAACCGCGAACAAGGCTTTAACGATCTTATTTTTGAAAAACTCGCTCAGGAATTGTTGAAAAAAAGTTTGATCGAAGATCCGATTGTGGAGATAGGCAGTTATTGGGATAAAAACGCAGAGATTGATATTTTGGCGAAAACGAAATCGGGAAAACTCATCGCAGGTGCGTGCAAATACACCAACACCAAAGTGAAAAAAACCGAGCTGAGTAAACTCAAAGAGCAATGTGCCAAAGCTGAATTTGAGCCTGATATGTTCGTTCTGTTTAGCAAAAGTGGTTACAGCTCGGAACTCAAAGCGCTTAAGGGAGAGGATCTTAAACTTTTTACGCTCAAAAGTTTGAAACCGTTGGTGGAAGAGATTGGTGAAAAAGAGTTGATCCCGTGTGAGGGAAAGAAATACTAACAAAAGGAGGGAGAGAAATCTCCTTTTTTGATTCCACCACGCTTTTACATGTAAAGCTGATATGCCTCAATTTTTTCGCTTAATTTCGTGGCAAGATAGCGATGCGCATAGCCAAGTTCACTCAAAATCACCTTTGCTTCTTCCAAATATGCTCTTTTTTTCGCTTCATCCCACTGCTTAGGTGGCTCCCCAAGATTCGTAATGCGATCGGCAAGTTTGACCATTGCCACACAGTTTTGACGCTTTTTGAGTCGTTCTAAACTATCGCGCATTTGCGCCTCTTTGGACAACAAATTCTTCTCTTTCGTGAGTGCTAAAACGCCTTTGGCGATCACCTCTTTGTTACCTGCGATGGGGCTCTCTTTCGTGATCTTGGTGGTCGTGTCTTCGTTTACGTCATGCAAAAGCGCACAAGCAATGGCAACATTAACTTCATCATAACTGAGTGGCTCACACGACAAAGCATTGATGACTTCGGCGGTAACACTTAAAAGGTGCATCGAATACGGCAAGCCATGCGGTGTCTTTTGCTCACCGTGCGCCAACAGTACAAAGGCAAGGTTTTCTTTGAAAAATTCGACACTAAAAAGCTCTTTAGGCAACATTACCTCTTGTTTTGGGACTTTAGGCAGACGTGGAGTTTTGTTTTTTTCAATTTTAGCGTAGTGCGCTTCCTCTTCATTTTCACTAAAATAGAGCAAATAGATGCCCTCTTCACACACAAGCTCTAGCTCTTCGTAGTGTTCATGCTCATTCAGTTGGGCATAAAGGTTTACATGTAAAACCTTTGAGATCGAAGAACTCAGTGTATGTGTGACTTTTGCAGGAGGCAAAGGAATGGAGTCTAGCTGAAAACACTCCAGATAACCCATCGCGCCACCTGCAACATGAAAATTGATCGTGAGACTTCGCTGTTTGCCCTCTTTAAGGTAGGCGATTTCAAGAAGAGTGTGAAGCGTATAAAGGGCCACGACGTCGCAGCCCTCAATATCGTTTAAATAAGCCCATTTTTCACGCATAATTGACCTTTACATGTAAAGAGGATAGCTACTTTTTACACAGCTCATCAAACCACTTCTCATTTTCAGCGGAACGGTTCGCTTTGGAGCGTAAAAGTGCGTCGCGCATTGAAACCAAATCGTCCAATTCCAAGAACTCTAACATTGAAAATGAAGAAATGGGAGCATTTGGATCAGATTCTATGAGCAGTTCTATCTCGTGTATAAGTGCCATTTTATCGGCATTCTCTAGCATTCATTGACCTTTGATTAACAAACTATGATTGGTTTTATTGTATAATACCTTACATTTCATGCAGATTAGTTTCTGCAACTTATAAGGAAAATGAATGAAAAAATATCTTTTAACGCTTGTTGCACTTTTCTCAACCACTCTTTTTGCAGCAACCGACGCACAAATTGTTGAACACTTTAAATCAACCGTGCAAGTCCCCAATATTACGATTACTATCGTCTCACGCAAACCTGTTGAAGGCATTGATGGTATGGATTTCGTGACTCTGAGTCTTAGCGATGGCACACGTTCTCAAAAACTGAGCATCTTCACCAAAGATGACCTCATCTTCCCTGATGTGATTAGCATCAAGCAAGGTGGAAGCATCAAAGAGATGATGGAGATGGCAGAGCTTCAGAAAAAGCTTTCAGCGATCTACAAAAAAGAGGAGAAGAAAAATGTGATCTCTTTGGGTAACGACCCTAAAAAAGAGACCTTAGTTGTCTTCACCGATCCTGAATGTCCTTACTGCAGACAAGAGCTTGCTCAAATCGAGCAACGCCTTACCACCAACAATCTTAAGTTGATTTTCACACCGGTTCACGAGCGCAGTTCCCTTGAAAAATCTGTGATTATTTACAACGAAACATCCAAAGTCAAAACCGATGCAGATAAGATCAAAATCTTGAAAAAATACTACGATGAAAACGTCAAATATGAGCAAAAAATCAGCGATGCAGATGTCGCGCATATTGATGCACTTAAACTAAAATACTTTGGTGCTGGCATCAAAGGAGTACCGTTTATCGTGAAAGAGAAAGAGCTTTTAAAATAACGCTCCCTGCCTTTGTATCCCGCTTTTCATAAGGCGGGATAAACTCCATTTCAAAGAGGTTGGTATGTCCCAGATCGTCCTTTTTGCCATCATTGCTTTTTTAGGGGTTATCGCCTTAACCCTCTACTTTCGCCTTCAAAAACTCCAATCAAGCGCTCAAACACCCAAGCAACATCCCATGCAAGAAGCGGAGACGTTTCAAGCCATGCCTCTGCCCATTCTTTACAAAAAAAATGCGCAATGGTTCACCAATAAAGCCTTTACACATGCTTTTGGCACGATGAGCAAAGAGAATGCCGAGCTTTTAAGCACCCTTCCAAAAAACGGCGAACACGCGATGGAGCTTCAATTTGACAATGGCATCACCAAGCAAACGCTGATCTACACAGCACCTCTCTTAGGCGCAACGGGTGATTTTGTTGCGATGATCGTTGACATTGCGCATTTGCATAAAAGCAAAGCCTTGTTGATGCAGCAAAAAGAGCGTTTAGAACTCGCCCTTGAGGGAAGTGATGAGGCATTGTGGGACTGGGATATGAAAAATGAGACCATCTTCTACTCTTCAAAATGGAAACAGTTGATGGGCTATGAAACCAAAGATCACCCCTCTACCCTCTCCTCGTGGCTCAATTTAGTCCATTCCAAAGATATGGCATTGGTAAATGAACGCTTAAAAGCGCATCTGGATGGCAAGAGCGATCTGTTTGTGGTCGATCATCGCGTACGCGGGAGTGAGCCTTTGCGCTGGGTCAATGTGCGAGGCAAGGTCATTGTGGGTAAAAACGAACAGCCTATTCGTATGGTTGGCACCATTCGCGATATCAGCAACCGTAAAGGTGAAGAGGTTCGAGAACACGCGGAACACGAACGTTTTATCGCTTTTGTGGAGCATATCCCAGCGCTTTGTTTTATTAAAAATGCGCAGGGGCATTATCTGTATATGAATCAAGCTTATCAAAAATTCTTGGGCTTCAAAACATGGAAAGACAAAACAGCGATGAGCCTTTTCAATGAAAGAACAGCGGCAGAGATTGCTGAGACGGATCGTTTGAGCCTTTATGAAGGGATACAGGAGCACAATATTACACTCCCCACAGCAGAAGGGTTTAACACCTATTTTCATCTGTATAAATTTGTCATTGATGAAGAAAATGAAAAATTACTCTGTGGATTTTGCATTAACAAACCGTTCAAAGAGTAGGTGTATGATTGTTTAAGACCAATTTTCAGGATAAAACAATGCAACCGAACCTCATAATGATCGAGGATGATGTCGAACTTGCCGAAATCTTATGCAATTTTTTAAAACGCTATAACATCACCGTCACCAACTACGACGACCCCTATCTTGGCATCAGTGCACTAAGCCTTATCAAATATGACCTGCTCATTTTAGACCTCTCTTTGCCTGGTATGGACGGGCTAGAGATCTGCAAAGAGGTACGCGCCAAAAGCGATATTCCCATCATCATCTCCTCCGCACGAAGCGACTTGGAAGATAAAATCGTAGGCTTGGAACTTGGAGCAGACGACTACTTACCCAAACCCTATGAGCCCAAAGAGCTTTACGCGCGCATCATCAGTGTGCTCAGACGCTACAAAAAAAGTAACTCAGTCAGTGAAGAGAGCAGTAGTTCCACGTTGATTCTCAAAGAAGAGAGTCACACCATCTTTTTTCAAGGTACACCACTCACACTCACCCCTGCGGAATACGACGTGCTCACCCATCTCATCAAAAAAAACAACTGCGTGGTCTCACGAACAGAGCTGCTTAACAGCGCACTGAGTCTCAATGAAGAGAATGAGAGCAGAAGCCTTGACGTGCTCATCAGCCGTATTCGTACCAAACTAGGCGAGAGCTCCAAAGAGCCTAAGCTGATTCATTCCGTCAGAGGTATCGGGTATAGGCTTCAAGCATGAGGTGGTACCACTCCATCATCACGCGTATTTCGCTCATTTTTGCCCTCTCGTTGTTTGGCATCACAGCGATCTTTGTCTCCATCGCACAGTATGAAACGGATAGAGAACTGCAAACAATGTTTGACTACTCGCGCGTTGCCTTACGCTCTTCGTTTGATCGCACCACGAAAGCTATCGACTTTGACAAGATGGAAGAGATCGGGTTTAAACTCGTTACCGATGAAGCGCTCAAACAAAAAATTCTCGAACGCCCTCGTCCTCCCAAACCGTTTCCGATGAAACGCATGGAAGAGCGGTTTCATTTTCTAATTGATTCGGTGCCGTATCGTATGCACATTTACACCATTTTGTTGGCACGCGACGCACCGCCTATCGTCTTTGAAACGCCTTTAAAAAAAGAGATGATGCCCCGCCTCATTTTGCCACTGTTGAGCCTTGCATTTGTCATTTTTTTATACATTGGCATTATTCGAAGCATTCTGCCGCTTAAAACACTCAGAGAGAAGATCAAACACTTTGCCAACGGGGATTATGACATTACATGTAAAAGCAGTAAAAAAGATGAAATCGCCGCCCTTGCCAATGAATTTGACAGTGCCGTTTTCAAAATCAAATCACTTCGAGACTCCAGACAGCTCTTTTTGCGCAACATCATGCACGAGCTCAAAACGCCCATTACCAAGGGAAAACTCGCCGCTGAAATGATTGAAGATGCCGCATATGCAAGGATCTTGCAAAACGTTTTCAACCGCCAAGAAGCACTTTTGGAAGAGTTCTCGCGCATTGAAAAACTGAGTGCTGATGAGCTAAAATTGGAGATCAATCGTTATCATATTGAAGACGTGGTGGATTTTGCCCTTGACATTTTAGATGACAAACGAGAAAGCATTACATGTAAACTGGTACCGATGGAACTAGAGGTAGACTTTGAGCTGTTTGGCGTGGCGCTGAAAAACCTTTTGGACAATGGCATCAACTACTCCGACGACCACCACGTCAGCCTTCGCAATGATCTTAAAACCATCACCATTTCCAACCACGCCCCCGCGTTGGAGTTCACCATTGAACGCTACGCTGAGCCTTATTTTCTAGAGGGCAAAAAACAAAAAAGCTCACGCGGTCTTGGCTTTGGACTGTTTATCACATGGCACGTGATTCGCCTACACGGGATGCGACTTGACTACAAACACGAAGCAGGCATGAACTGTTTTACGATTTACATGTAAAGGAAAATTTATGGCATATTCGGTGGGTATTTATATTTTTGACAAGGTGGAAGTGCTTGATTTTGCAGGTCCGTATGAAGTCTTTACAACCGCGTCACGCGTCTTTAACAAAACGGCTTCATCCCTCGCCCATCCTCCTTTTGAGGTCTTTACCATCGGCAAAACGAAACAATCCATTTACGCCAGAGCGGGGCTCAAACTGCATCCTGATTATTCGATGACGACACATCCCACACCCGATCTTTTGCTCATTCCTGGTGGCGTGGTCACCAAAGAGATGGAAGATGACGATGTGATCGCGTGGATCAAAAGCACCGCATCTTCCACTCCCATCACCGCTTCCATCTGCACGGGTGCTTTTTTGCTCGCAAAAGCAGGACTATTGGAAGGCAAATCTTCGACAACCCATTGGGAAGATATTGACGATCTTCGCACTATGTTTCCAACCTTACA from Sulfurospirillum multivorans DSM 12446 carries:
- a CDS encoding ArsS family sensor histidine kinase, encoding MRWYHSIITRISLIFALSLFGITAIFVSIAQYETDRELQTMFDYSRVALRSSFDRTTKAIDFDKMEEIGFKLVTDEALKQKILERPRPPKPFPMKRMEERFHFLIDSVPYRMHIYTILLARDAPPIVFETPLKKEMMPRLILPLLSLAFVIFLYIGIIRSILPLKTLREKIKHFANGDYDITCKSSKKDEIAALANEFDSAVFKIKSLRDSRQLFLRNIMHELKTPITKGKLAAEMIEDAAYARILQNVFNRQEALLEEFSRIEKLSADELKLEINRYHIEDVVDFALDILDDKRESITCKLVPMELEVDFELFGVALKNLLDNGINYSDDHHVSLRNDLKTITISNHAPALEFTIERYAEPYFLEGKKQKSSRGLGFGLFITWHVIRLHGMRLDYKHEAGMNCFTIYM
- a CDS encoding DJ-1/PfpI family protein, with the protein product MAYSVGIYIFDKVEVLDFAGPYEVFTTASRVFNKTASSLAHPPFEVFTIGKTKQSIYARAGLKLHPDYSMTTHPTPDLLLIPGGVVTKEMEDDDVIAWIKSTASSTPITASICTGAFLLAKAGLLEGKSSTTHWEDIDDLRTMFPTLHVKENMRWVDEGSIVTSAGISAGIDMSLHLVERLMGKELALNTAKQMEFDWTQNG